The following proteins are co-located in the bacterium genome:
- a CDS encoding 50S ribosomal protein L23 produces the protein MISPYQIIKRPIITEKGTILRENNKYLFEVDINANKIEIKKAVEKIFGVKVTKVNTLIQYGKPKKVRFALGRRADFKKAMVTLKEGELISAFEA, from the coding sequence ATGATTAGTCCATATCAAATTATTAAAAGACCTATTATTACTGAAAAAGGAACTATCTTGAGAGAGAATAATAAATATCTCTTTGAGGTGGATATAAATGCTAATAAGATTGAGATTAAAAAAGCAGTGGAAAAGATATTCGGCGTAAAGGTAACGAAGGTCAATACCTTAATTCAATATGGTAAGCCAAAAAAGGTTAGATTTGCACTGGGTAGAAGAGCTGATTTTAAAAAGGCAATGGTAACTCTAAAAGAGGGAGAGCTTATATCTGCATTCGAAGCATAA
- the rpsS gene encoding 30S ribosomal protein S19 → MGRSIKKGPYIDTKLMDKIKKMNEGGEKKVIKTWARRSTISPEFVGYTLAIHNGKKFIPVYITENMVGHKLGEFALTRTFRSHGTHTEKSRALK, encoded by the coding sequence ATGGGACGCTCAATTAAAAAAGGACCTTATATTGATACTAAATTAATGGATAAGATTAAAAAGATGAATGAAGGAGGGGAAAAAAAGGTAATCAAAACTTGGGCAAGACGCTCAACTATTTCCCCAGAATTTGTCGGATATACATTAGCCATTCATAATGGCAAAAAATTTATCCCGGTCTATATCACGGAAAATATGGTTGGACATAAACTGGGAGAGTTTGCTCTGACCCGAACATTTAGAAGTCACGGCACTCATACGGAAAAATCACGAGCATTGAAATAA
- the rplB gene encoding 50S ribosomal protein L2, which produces MAIKQYNPTSPGRRGMSVVGFDEITKKTPEKSLVISKPRSGGRNNQGRITVRFCGGAHKRFYRIIDFKRNKFGIEAKVAAIEYDPNRSAHIALLHYLDGEKRYILAPMGLKVGETVCAGEEVDIKPGNALPLRAIPTGTTIHNIELRKGKGGQIVRGAGSSAQLNAKEGNYAHITLPSGEVRLVHVDCMATIGQVGNVEHENINLGKAGKTRLLGKRPHNRGVTMNPVDHPLGGGEGKTSGGRHPVSPWGKPTKGYRTRQNKRTQKFIVKRRSK; this is translated from the coding sequence ATGGCAATTAAACAATATAATCCTACTTCCCCTGGCAGACGAGGAATGAGTGTTGTAGGATTTGATGAGATTACAAAAAAAACACCCGAGAAGTCATTAGTTATATCTAAACCGCGTTCAGGTGGTCGCAATAATCAAGGCAGAATAACTGTTCGGTTTTGTGGTGGTGCCCATAAACGATTCTATAGAATAATTGACTTTAAACGGAATAAATTTGGGATTGAGGCAAAGGTGGCGGCAATTGAATATGACCCAAATCGCTCTGCTCATATTGCCTTACTTCATTATTTAGATGGAGAAAAAAGGTATATCCTTGCTCCAATGGGATTAAAGGTAGGTGAAACGGTATGTGCGGGTGAAGAAGTGGATATTAAACCAGGAAATGCACTTCCCTTGCGAGCAATACCCACAGGAACAACTATCCATAACATTGAATTAAGAAAAGGCAAAGGCGGACAAATAGTGCGGGGAGCAGGCTCTTCTGCCCAATTAAATGCTAAAGAAGGGAATTATGCACATATTACCCTTCCTTCGGGTGAAGTTCGATTAGTCCATGTGGATTGTATGGCAACTATCGGACAGGTAGGAAATGTAGAACATGAAAATATTAACCTGGGTAAAGCAGGGAAAACTCGCTTGCTGGGTAAAAGACCTCATAATCGCGGGGTCACGATGAATCCTGTTGACCACCCACTCGGCGGCGGGGAAGGAAAAACATCAGGTGGAAGACATCCGGTGAGTCCATGGGGGAAACCAACTAAAGGTTATCGGACAAGACAAAATAAAAGAACCCAGAAATTTATTGTTAAAAGGAGAAGCAAATAA